The following coding sequences lie in one Oncorhynchus masou masou isolate Uvic2021 unplaced genomic scaffold, UVic_Omas_1.1 unplaced_scaffold_1388, whole genome shotgun sequence genomic window:
- the LOC135530586 gene encoding stonustoxin subunit beta-like: MDLKVTAVCSSLQQGAVKPYGPERVAVCSSKGVSNGRASLTTERKTSLVHLCIRSAMLISTVPGMLGAEMNSLTCISVSSDLPSIVVRPLQYFGDVGQTVSELREKLEDFLKGEWTKISTTVNIVDVVLPPEPKTREQLLQYSCQLTLDPNTADTLLSLSEGNRKVTRTHQVQPYPDHPDRFTNWCQVLCREGLSGRCYWEVERTGGVAKAVTYKDISRTVKGNDGGFGYNNKSWSLKCSSVGYCFRHNNVVTKVSDPQSSRVGVYLDHKAGTLSFYSVSDTMTLLHRVQTTFTQPLYPGFRLYYYYNDTAELVKL; this comes from the exons atggacctgaaagtgactgcagtgtgctccagtctccagcagggggcagtaaaaccctatggacctgaaagggttGCAGTGTGCTCCA GTAAAGGTGTGTCAAATGGAAGGGCAAGTCTCACCACTGAGAGGAAAACATCACTGGTCCACCTCTGCATCAGGTCAGCTATGTTGATCAGTACTGTCCCAGGGATGCTGGGAGCAGAGATGAACTCCCTGACCTG tatcagtgTATCTTCAGACTTACCCAGCATCGTTGTCCGTCCTCTTCAGTACTTTGGAGATGTGGGTCAGACTgtgtctgaactgagagagaaactagaagacttccttaaaggagaatggaccaagatctccactacag tgaatatagtggatgttgtactgcctccagagcccaagaccagagaacagttgttacaat attcctgtcagctcacactggacccaaacacagcagacacactcctctctctgtctgaagggaacagaaaggtgacacGTACACACCAAGTCCAACCAtatcctgaccatccagacagattcaccAACTGGTGTCAggttctgtgtagagagggtctgtctggacgctgttactgggaggtggagaggactggTGGTGTTGCTAAAGCAGTAACATATAAAGACATCAGCAGAACAGTGAAGGGTAATGATGGTGGATTTGGATACAATAACAAGTCCTGGAGTTTAAAGTGCTCTAGTGTTGGTTAttgtttcagacacaataatgttgTGACTAAAGTATCAGAccctcagtcctccagagtaggagtgtacctggatcacaaggcaggtactctgtccttctacagtgtctctgacacaatgaccctcctccacagagtccagaccacattcactcagcccctctatcctgggtttaggctctattattattataatgatactgctgagctggttaaactgtaa